One segment of Thermoanaerobaculia bacterium DNA contains the following:
- the hflX gene encoding GTPase HflX, translating into MTREKALLVGVVTRGTTRSEVERHLDELERLADTADMEVVGRDVRERSSIDPATFIGSGAVEEISGNAAALDADLVIFDDDLAPGQVRNLEKTLPRVTDRAGLILEIFNRHARSREARTQVALASYEYLLPRLTGKYKGLSRLGGGIGGRGAGEQQLELDRRKIRHRISLLKKDLAKIETSRRVQKRGRRDAFQVAIAGYTNAGKTTLFNRLTENAALAADRLFATLDARVGKIRGTDLLVVDTVGLIRKLPAGLVASFRSTLGEIRDADLVIHAIDGSSEWADEEKRVADDTFAELGVEPGKVLPIFTKADRVPRRRPGLWVSAATGEGIDRLIEEIEKRRAPDELEMALRIPYAASREIARVRARAKILSEKDEGDALVLRVSGPRRQLDALAEYEIDR; encoded by the coding sequence TTGACCCGGGAAAAAGCCCTCCTCGTCGGCGTCGTCACCCGCGGCACCACCCGCTCCGAAGTCGAAAGGCACCTGGACGAGCTCGAGCGGCTCGCCGACACGGCGGACATGGAAGTCGTCGGACGCGACGTCCGCGAGCGTTCGTCGATCGACCCGGCGACGTTCATCGGATCGGGCGCGGTCGAAGAGATCTCCGGAAACGCCGCCGCTCTCGACGCGGACCTCGTCATCTTCGACGACGACCTCGCGCCCGGCCAGGTCCGGAATCTCGAGAAGACGCTGCCCCGCGTCACCGACCGCGCGGGACTGATCCTGGAGATCTTCAACCGCCACGCCCGCTCTCGCGAGGCGCGCACGCAGGTGGCGCTCGCGAGCTACGAGTATCTGCTTCCGAGGCTGACCGGGAAGTACAAGGGCCTGTCGCGTCTCGGCGGCGGGATCGGCGGCCGGGGCGCGGGCGAGCAGCAGCTCGAGCTCGACCGGCGGAAGATCCGCCACCGGATCTCGCTCCTGAAGAAGGACCTCGCGAAGATCGAGACGTCCCGCAGGGTCCAGAAGCGCGGCCGGCGGGACGCTTTCCAGGTCGCGATCGCCGGCTACACGAACGCCGGAAAAACGACGCTCTTCAACCGCCTCACCGAAAATGCCGCGCTCGCCGCGGATCGCCTCTTCGCCACGCTCGACGCGCGCGTGGGGAAGATCCGCGGGACGGACCTCCTCGTCGTCGACACGGTCGGGCTGATCCGGAAGCTTCCCGCCGGCCTCGTCGCCTCGTTCCGCTCGACGCTCGGGGAGATCCGCGACGCCGATCTCGTGATCCACGCCATCGACGGGTCGTCCGAATGGGCCGACGAGGAGAAGCGCGTCGCCGACGACACGTTCGCCGAACTCGGCGTCGAGCCGGGCAAGGTGCTCCCGATCTTCACGAAGGCGGACCGCGTTCCACGCCGCCGGCCCGGTCTCTGGGTCTCCGCGGCGACCGGCGAGGGGATCGACCGCCTGATCGAGGAGATCGAAAAGCGGCGGGCGCCGGACGAGCTCGAGATGGCGCTTCGCATTCCCTATGCGGCATCCCGCGAAATCGCGCGGGTGCGGGCACGGGCGAAGATCCTTTCGGAGAAGGACGAAGGGGACGCGCTCGTGCTCCGGGTCTCCGGCCCCCGGCGGCAGCTGGACGCCCTCGCCGAATACGAAATCGACCGGTAG